In Anabas testudineus chromosome 12, fAnaTes1.2, whole genome shotgun sequence, the genomic stretch cttaacagttaaaaaaaaaagttcaaattaagctaaaagaaaattcaaaatgtctgTTGGAAGTAAATGTAAACTGAAAGTGTTAGATTGAATTTCCAAGATTTTACAGGAAACACTGTTCAACACAATGATTGGAGGAAGATAATTTAGTTCTACGACCTCTCACAGGGCCTCAACCCAACCTTGACCAAATACTGAAAAAcaattgtttcctgtttcctaaGGAAGTGACGTCTGAACGTTcctgataaattaaaaaagactTCTGTTTACGATCTTAACGTGCGTAAAAGATACACGTATGAAGGATTTGTGTTCCTCTGTTGTGATGTCGTGATCGTCAAAATAAGTCATCAAAAAcagcagatttttattttgacagtttgttaaatgttattCACATAAAAACTAATGATGTCACCATGTAgctcatttttttatttattcataattttCAACTAAACAGGAAACCAGCCAAAAGCATCtgactgtcaaaataaaagcacctgCAGGCTGACAGGGCGTGTCATCAGATCACCTGCGGTACCGCCCCCTCTCcttgtccctctctctctctctgtctctctccctcactcgCTCACGCTCTCTCTCGCGACGCGGTGCACCGCGCTCACGCTCCCGCTGCCGCTCGCGCTCTCGTCGGCTGCTGACCACCGCCTGGGTCCGCCGCAGGAAGTCATCGACGCGCATGTCGTAGTCATGCTGCGTGATGGGGAAGAAGATGATTCAGTTATCAGAGAAATCTGATGAGAAGTTATTGGTGTCAACatgtaaactaaataaataacgATAAAAACGTCATTTAgtgagaaacacaacaacaacaacacaagtgGAACTCACTGGGCTGGAGGTGAAGGCGCGGTGCTGCGGCGccctctgtttgtctctgaagcgagggggggggggcctCATGAGGTGGCATTTGGGcgtgatggtggtgatggtagGCCTGgtgaggtgggggtggggggtggctATGGTGATAGTAGGGcgggtggtgggggggtggcTGCTCCACGCCGGGGTACGCCGCCTGAGGTAGGATATACAGCATCATTAGTTCAGACATGATAAATGATCAATGATCTGATCGATCAGTAGAACGATCAACAGTGGAGCCATACCAGGGTCTGCCAGGGAGCGGGGGCGCCGACGTTGTGGTGGTAGTCCCGCATGTAGTCGTTGTACGACTGagacaggtaaacacacaggtaaacaccTGACTACTGGACTGAAGTGGAGCTCACATGCTAAACCGAAGCTAAGCTAACATGCCAACTGGTCTGATGCTCACCCCATTGAGAAAAACATCTCGTCTGACGCCGGAGAAACGCCTGAAACCAAGAAAATAAGTTATTAAGTCAGTTATTTCAATTAACGTTATTGTTagaatgtaaagaaatattaaatCCGCCTTCCACCTGAGGATTTTCAGCATTAACCCATCTGGTGGTCAtacttttaaatgattaatttaataaacacttATTACATACTAATTAAGATTTAAGTGtctgtcacattttacacatgtCTCACCTGTCTACCGGCTGGTTACGAAGGTCCTGGATGAAccctacaaaataaaacacatttggttAAATTTCAGTTTGCCCAAAAGATGAGCAACAGGTAATTAGtccaaattaaaatgtgcagaatCCACAGTTTACACAGAAACTAAAAGGACATCTGAAACAATTCCGATGAAAACcttgaaaacaaatacagtttacACTTAAGTATAATGCAAtacacaaaactgtaaaaaatggtagaaaaacatttacataaaaaaaaagctttaaaaagttaaaatacaacaaaataaaatcaatttagaccttctgttaaaaacaaaaactctgcGGCATTGAGTCAcgaatggaaaaaaaacatttcaacaaaccaGTTATGGACACTGACAAAATACAGTTAACTTCACACCTTAGAATAAATAAACACGTCGACAGGAACCACCTCAGAATGTCAACATTTAtcagacaaattaaaacaataaaccaTAGAATGAGTTTTCAGATTAACAACCTGCTCGCTGGTTGAAGTCAGGCGGACCGTCGGCTCGTGGCCGCTTCCTGCCGTGGAGGTCGTACTCTTCAGGTCGACGCCTACGTAAACAAGTTGACACGTAAGacccacacatacactcaaatacacactcgcacacactaAAGCACTCTGATACTCAGAACAAAATTCTAgtattttgccttttttgttaAATCTAGTGTTTTTGACAGACTTACTAGCAAATCTATTCAAATGATCTGAACTGATGTTTGACGAAGGTAGTAAGTTCTACAGGTTAAGATCTACAGGTATCGCCGGGTGTTGAAATGTAACACAAAACTCGGACACCACCAGACAGAAACATTAAGAAAATATGTCTTTCGTTTAAGAATGATCTGCCGTCTACTGGTCCTCCTGCCGTCTTATCATGTCAGCAGctagatagtgtagtggtaacattgcTGGGTTTGAATCTCTGGTCTACCTCCACTAGGGGTCCTTATTCAAGACCTTATACACTTACTCTGCCTTAACCTTGTACCTGTTAGGTCGCTTTGGAAAAACGCATCCGATAAattactaaaatgtaaatgttatcaATACGTCTACGCCTGCTGTCTACTGGTCCTCCAGCCGTCTTGTCAACACGCCTGCTGTCTACTGGTCCTCCAGCCATCTTGTCAACACGCCTGCTGTCTACTGTTCCTCCTGCCATCTTATCAATATGCCTGCTGTCTACTGGTCCTCCTACCCATATATCAATGCTCCTGCTGTCAACTGGTCCTCTACCTGTCAATACTCAGTTTTTTTGTACCTGAATCAAGACCAAACATTTAAGGTATATTTTGTAAATCTGTGAATTATCAACTAATTTAGCATTATGTGTTCTATTGTACAGAATCATTCTGTTTGTGGCCAAAAACAGTACTTTGACAAaatttgttttacacacacaataacaaataataataaagaagccTGTGAAAGGAACAACATACCGCTTCTGTAgtatgtgtgtggggggggggctgttTGTGTCAACAACACTTATGATTATTAAacagtttctctcctcatcaGTCCAAGTTTaaggcttttaaaaaaaataaaccctcttattttgaaagggtGGAGGGggtgaagatgatgatggtgatgatggtgcaGTCCTGTCAATCAATATATAAAGCCCAAGCCCTCTCACCCTTGCCCCACCCCCTCCAGACCAGCAACAGTCCTGAAACGACCAAACTTTTTTGTGGTCTGTGGCTCCGTCCGTTCTGGATCTTTCCTCCTCCTCGACTCCTCCACTCACACACTTTAATATTCAGTCTTTCagagacacacaccaacaaatcAACAGTTTGTTGTTAACAACCAGTCCTGATTCACTGTGTGTGCACGGGGGTAGGAGGGGCAAGGAGGGGGTAAGAGGAGGTTACAGCTGTCCTTTAATGGGGGAGATCTTGCTTTTTCAGTCCAAGAcgattttatttatttaacagtccatcttttccttttactgtaatttaccTTTTCTGAACAAGCAAGGAAGACCGTCCTCACATGACACCCTTTCACTGGATACAGTCCAGACCTTCTCTGTCACACGAGACCCTCTGATTGGATACAGTCCAGAGGTCCTGCCCTCTGCCCAACCCACCTGTATCACGTTCTCAAAGACCAGAAACAGTTCACTGGACACagtccccctctctctctgttaagAGTTCTACCTTGCTTGTCCCCTCTCCCACCCCCTACTCCGTAAGTCCAGCCAGTGACGCTCGTCCtttatgcttttattctgaaagggTTGGCCACAGTCCAGCTAAAAGCCAAATATTCGGATTTTTAACTTCCAAAGTATGAAACCCCTGCAAAGGAAAAGAGCTTGAAAAGAGaaattcaacaacaaaattGGTAAAATTCAGTCTCACCTACAAAAAACTAAGCtaaaatttaattaagaaaattagtCAAAAATGGCACCTTGCTGCTTAACTGGAATGAGAAAgcaggaaattaaattaataattggACTGTTAATGACCACTCCCTCTACCACCCATCCCCACTGAGGACTTTAATTATCTGCCTGACTTCAACCACAGACGCACAGACGTGCGAGGCATCACTCGGGCAGGAAACTCCAGACTggaaaaaccacaacaacaaacacagagccaGGAATGCTAGCCACGGGGCAGCTAGCCGCCAGCTAAAGGCAGTGGCTGTCTCTGTCGTCCGGCAGCAGGTGTAGCCGTGGTctcagcaggagaagaagaagaacaggaagcGGGAGGAGGAGCTTGGTGATTGGCTAACCTTCCCGGCTCGCGCTGTGGCGGTCGGCCGCGAGGCCGTGGTTCAGACGGCGTCCGACGTTTGTGATGAACACGGCGCGCCACCTGGTGGACATCCACGTTCTCGTCCAATGGGAAAAGGGCACAGAGCTGAGCACCCACATCCGGTTGAATCTCCTGAAAAGAGTTAATaattttaaactacatttacCAAAACTCAGGAACAGacataaaaagtaaagaagaaaactgaCCTGTCCGTCACGTCCAATTTTGACAGGCTTATGTTCATTCCAGGGGTTGGACAGGTGAGCAGTCTTTGTAAAAGGTAGGTCCCTCCTGTCGAAACAAAACCTGAGTTTAAGAACGCTATCAGGTACAGGAGAACCAAGTTGGTTCCAAGTGAAAGGCCTGCATTTAAGCCTCTCTTCAAGTCTCTTCAAGCCTGGATCCCTGTACCCGTGGGCCCTGACACTGTGTGAGTGAACCCCGGCCACAAAGACTGGCTTGGATAACTCCTACAATGGGCAGTGCTGGTCCTGATCTAAGTTCATCAGAACTGAACAAAGAACAGTAGGAAGTTTGGGTATAGTCCAGCACTGCTGGACTGAGGCACCAGTGAACTAAATCTTCATCTTCCAGTTGTGGTGGACTAGAAGCAACCCTGTAAACTCACTGAGGtggtgttttagtgttttaggaCCTGAAGCCACAGACCTTTACTAGGGGGACAAAATGAGTTTGAAGGGACTGTGGTGAAGGAATTCAAACAACTTCAAAGAAGTCATGATCAACTCCCAAGGGGAGAGAGGTGGTTTTCCAGCAAGGGGAGAACTAGTAACCCAGACTCTGGTTGGAAAAACTGGTGTTTACCTGCAGAGCCAGTCGATTTTAAAGACCCCTCCCAGCATCTTTGCATTCATGCCTGCAGGAAGAACCCAGTGGATCGGAGATCCACCATGATGAGACTCTGATGCTAAACGGGCAAAACCTGaagacaacaaatgaaacaaagcGATTTTAAAATTCCAAAAGAGAAATATCAGCATCTGATAATGTGAAGTAATAAGTGATTAAGTATTTTTACCCTGGAATTTCCCACTCTCCCTGACAGAGAAGATAAGGACGACACTCCGAGCTGAGCGGAAAGCTGCATTCAGCTTCTTCTCGTTCACCGGCAGCGTTGACCACACACcctgaacatgaacatgttaaGCACGTCTAtggttcaattcaattcagttttatttgtatagctccaaatcacaacagaagtcatctcaaggcactttacagtgtttaaggttaagaccttacagaatttATCATAGACACATCAACAACATTGTGCGATACGAGCAAGAACAAGATATTAAAAGACGTATATAAACAGACAGCTAACACTTAAACCCAATGTGCAGAAAATAGAAGCTTTTAGCATGTATACTTACTGTACAAATATTAGCATGTAAACTTAGCGTGTGAACATTAGCAGGTAAGCATACCTTAGCTTTAGCCAGGGACACATTCTCATGGTTGTTACTCTTTATTAGGAAGAATCGAGCGTCTCGCAGGATGTAACGCAGCTTACTGGCCGGATCTGAAACAACAGTGATCTGAATTTATGCAAAACTAATGTAATTGATGATCACAAAGTGTAGTTATTCTTTTCTCAGAGTAAATTCTATAAAGAAGATGTCAACAGTTATTACGATGGAAATGTTTTAGGCATAAACAGATTCTTACTCTCTGTCCCTTTACGAACAGCTCGTACCGATGATGACAACTTCTCTCGCTTCTTCTCTGAAccttcaaaaagaaaagaccaGCAAGCTTTTATGATTTATTGCTGAATAATTTTACAGATAGTAATTAAGTAATCATATTTTTAGTATTCCGAATTTGACTTAAGTTTAATGATTATTAAAATGCTGCCcagcaataaaaacagtatttataAGCAGATTTAAAagtgtgacaaattaaaaaaaaaaaagtatttctaattatttttaaacaaagcaaGATGTGAATTTACCATGTATcaaatgtttggttttttttcaAAAGCAAGTTCTGCTGTATATCATCTAGACATTACCATTCTGTAATAAATTTATGTAGCCTTTTCAAGTGAATCAAGATTAAACTACAGAAATAACTCTTGGTTTAAATGCGTGTGTGGAAGCTGGTGAAATTGAATTGCTACATTATATAAATCAAACCTTTAATCAAAACATGAATGACTGTACCTAAAAAATTACCTGGATAGTTATTATTAGGTATAACAGTGTTGGTGActtttatgcatttaaaatgtataaattataaaatactttttgttgctgtgtttaccTGATGCATCAGAGGCGGAGCCTGAGTGCACTGACTCGCCATCATCTGAAAAACTGACGGAGGAGGCAGAGCGAGAATCACCAGCCTCACTGCGAGTGTCATAGTCGTTCCCCTCACCACCTCCACGCCGTTCgtactcctcttcctcctcatcctccttctctccttcctcctcatcttcctcctcttcttcctccataccctcctcttcttcctcttcttcttcctcctcttcctcctggtcctcctcctcttcctctatgTGGGAGGCGGTGGGGGATGAGCTCCCCGATCCCCGCTCTGAGCCGTactccgcctcctcctccgATTGGTTGTCCTCCTCACGGGGAGACGGGCTTGCTCGACGCTCTTCGCGCCGCAGCTtctaaacacatacaaaaattCAATTTGACAGTCTGAACACTGATTTGCTCTGTGTTCACCTGCTCTTCAGTAATCTAATTACTAATCTCCtgaatgtatatgtaaaataacagattAGTCTGTCTTTAAGAAGTTACAGGACAGAAACACACGTTGTAGGAGAATCTGATGCAGACTAGGAACTTCACAAGAACCAATACTTTAGTACAATACCAAAATTCTAAAAGTGTGACAGTACTTCTTCTTTGGTACTAAGGGAACTGAAACTACCTCAGCAGCGGACAGGATGTTGAGCAGATGACCTTACAAATGTACTGTAGTCTGATGTTAAATG encodes the following:
- the ythdc1 gene encoding LOW QUALITY PROTEIN: YTH domain-containing protein 1 (The sequence of the model RefSeq protein was modified relative to this genomic sequence to represent the inferred CDS: deleted 1 base in 1 codon) translates to MAADRREDKDGELNVLEDLLTEAPDQDDELYNPETERDISDKKGTKRKNDRCDSHDLKRLRASSGHTPSRSTNKRAPGPPLTTSKRGGSSPRGRHASNYRHEYYEERKGRRVAREGTRSRGGEDTRHRESHRALEGLSQKLRREERRASPSPREEDNQSEEEAEYGSERGSGSSSPTASHIEEEEEDQEEEEEEEEEEEEGMEEEEEEDEEEGEKEDEEEEEYERRGGGEGNDYDTRSEAGDSRSASSVSFSDDGESVHSGSASDASGSEKKREKLSSSVRAVRKGTENPASKLRYILRDARFFLIKSNNHENVSLAKAKGVWSTLPVNEKKLNAAFRSARSVVLIFSVRESGKFQGFARLASESHHGGSPIHWVLPAGMNAKMLGGVFKIDWLCRRDLPFTKTAHLSNPWNEHKPVKIGRDGQEIQPDVGAQLCALFPLDENVDVHQVARRVHHKRRTPSEPRPRGRPPQREPGRRRPEEYDLHGRKRPRADGPPDFNQRAGFIQDLRNQPVDRRFSGVRRDVFLNGSYNDYMRDYHHNVGAPAPWQTLAAYPGVEQPPPHHPPYYHHSHPPPPPHQAYHHHHHAQMPPHEAPPPRFRDKQRAPQHRAFTSSPHDYDMRVDDFLRRTQAVVSSRRERERQRERERGAPRRERERERVRERDRERERDKERGRYRR